A window of Anas acuta chromosome 5, bAnaAcu1.1, whole genome shotgun sequence genomic DNA:
CTTACAAAGGAATAATCACCTCCCTGACCCTGATGCTAATCCCTTGTGCCATCGGCATCATCTTGAATGAGAAGAAACCACAATACACTGGATTTGTCATCAAGGTAAGAAGTATCCTGTGCTAGTCACCTTTCAGCCAAGCACTTCGAGGAAGTTTACAAAAACAGAgtcacagaaaaattaatttctttaaagcatGCCACAAAACAACGAAAGGGTTGAGGACAGTACTCAAGACATCCACTTCACTGCTTtagtcattaaaatattttcccagagAAAAGTCCTCCACCTTTACCAGACAAACAATAATTTGTAGGCATCTTCCTGTTTTGCTCTCCTTTGCTAGCTTCAGTTTTAACTTCAATTTCTTTTGCTGCAAACAGCACTAATTAGCCTCATAGGCACTGCCCCTGACTATTGCTGCAACCAACGCAGACCCCGGAtagaataaacaaacacatttccCACTGTtctcagagctgcagcagagcacaaaGCACACATCACTAATTTGCTGCTTACATCGGTGAGGTAACTGTCCAGCTGAACCCACTAGACCTCTAAGCACACGCTCATGCCTGGAGCCATCTTCCTACCTTGCTTTTACATTTAGCATTCAGACATCAGAAGGAGAATCTGGACAACCAGCTAGGCCATTGCCTAACTCAATAGCTTCAACAGCAGTACCCAGAGAGCTGCTAACAACTTTGTAAAGCTGGTTTTCTTAGTTTATTTCACCAAGGCTTCATCACAGAGAAACTGGGACCGAGCACCACAAGATTTGGGCACCCTGACCTAACAAAGACCTGTTAAAATGGCATTAGGAATCACTAACCTGTGAGAGAGATGGGAACCCAGGAAGCAGGCTCGGTGTAGGAGGAGCAGAGCTCTTTATAGGTCCCTTTagccagcacagggcagtgatAACCAGGctgtttcaaaagaaacattGAAAGTCTAGCACAAGGTGACCTACACTGGCCCAGCTGCCCCTTAGTTCTTGTTCCTTTCCACTAACActgcttttccatttatttcctctACAAAAGAGGAAGCAGTAGAGAGTTGCTTTAAAAATCACCTGGGGAGCTCCACACAAACTGGATTCCAAAGTGGAGACATAGGCACGAGGGTTGTATTCTGCCTCTCAGGATCCCCCAGGTACTTCTGCCAAACACCAGCAAGACAGTCTGAAAATGCAGCCCCCACCTACATTCCATGTCTGCTGCTGCGAGTAAAGAGGCTTCCTCCACACCTGCTTTGGGTAGCAGGCACATCACGCCAGACTCACAGCAGGATGTGGACAGAAATGCATAGCAATGCCTGAGAAATGTGGCAACTCATTATGTATGTGTGCCAGGAGGGTACTCAGTTGTTTAAGGTCTCTTTAGGTAATGCCTAAAGATGGTGTCTTGTTGATTACTTATAACGTTTATGTCCATGAAAGACACGTATGCACCACTGTGAATCTCTTGCTATAAACCCACATATAATATAAACCCACAGCGGGGCACTGGGCACAGCCACTTCCAACAGCTGATGCAAATTTTGTTGGGGGTTTTTATCTTGTCCCTGTCTTTAACACTTATTTTAGACAGGGATGGTTGTGCTTCTGCTGTCATCTGTTGCAATAATTGTTCTATCTGTGACCAACGTGGGAAGCAGCATCATGGTCGTCTTCTCACCATCCCTCCTCGGATCCTCTGCCTTGATGCCTTTTATCGGATTCCTTCTGGGCTATGTTCTCTCTGCAGTCTTCAAGCTTAATGACCGGTATGTTCCCCTGCGCCTCCCTCCCCTCACTCTATGGCCAGAAGAAACAGAGAGGCATGGTATGCAGAGCACTGGGGAAAGCACTGCCTTCAAAATGGATGCACTTCTGTGAAATAGGCAGGCTGCAGTTTCCCAAAATGCGTCCTAGGAGCATGAGCAGACACTGCAAGCTGGCCCCAAGCCATACTCCCACACCTTGcctaagaacaaaacaaacaaaacctttctcttCTTATCCCATCTAATTCAGGTAAGAAATCCTCTAGCCCTATTTTCTATTCACTTTTTGATTTCACAACTTGGGACTCCTCTTTTTACCTtggaaacagatttattttctgtggggAACAGCGGAGTAGGACACAAGTCCTCCAAACACCACTAAAGACAAAGTCCAGATATATAGCATGTGTATCCATACGGTGCAAAGGGCAAAACCTCCTAGGGTTCTCAATATTGCTCCTGATAAAGCAGCTTTTAGCACAGGCAGATGCATGAAACTGCAACAGCAAGGTGGGTGGAGCCTGtcttaaattgtttaaaattatcAGATTTTGTCAAcgtttttcctcctccttcagctGCAGGCGGACAGTGTGCATGGAGACTGGCTGCCAGAACGTCCAGCTGTGCTCTACCATCCTCAAGGTTGCCTTTGCCCCAGAAGTCATCGGCCCCCTGTACTTCTTCCCGCTGCTCTACTTGATGTTCCAGCTTGGAGAGGGCCTTCTGCTCATCCTGGCCTTCAGGATTCATGATGGAATAAAGAAACCCAAGGGCAAGTACAGCTTTGCCCCTCTATTTCCTACTCTTTCCAGCCCAAGCCATATATGTTTACCTATAACTGCCAGCCAATTGCTGCTTTCTAGGGACAGAATACAGTTGCCCTTTAACTCAGAGTTACCATAGATTACAAACGAAGTagaaatcacattaaaaaaataaacaaaaagtagAGGTAATTGAAGACACTAGGAATTAGGGCTTCTCACATCAGCagaatgtttcagaaataaacataCTATCTATACTACCAGTGCTCACAGGTTTTCAGAGTGCTATGCTTTTTGAcagaatgtaatttttttttgttttgtttttcttctctcctatAAAAAACACCCAGCAACAACATTGCAGTTACACCACAATCTTTTTATAACCTGCCTGGGCTCACAACTACCTActctcacatttttctttagatgTGACAGAAGAGATCTGTGCAGCCGTGGACACAAATACTGCTGGAGAAATGAAACCAGTATCGAGACTCTGGAGAAACAGCAGGAAACCAGGAAAATGGCCCAGAGAGATTCTGCAGCAGCCGCTATCACAGCCCCCCAGAGCTCCACCTTCTGCAGCTGGTTTACAGGTTTCCAGCAGTTCCATGTAAAGCTTCAATCTGCCCCTTTTACACCAGAGGATGTGCCACAGAGCTATCTCCACCCTCACTTGCTTTCCAAAGACCATGCTTCTCAAACAGCTTCTCCTGAGATCCAAGAGATTGCTGCAGGTTAGTGTAATGTCCCTAATAAAGACCCAAAATGGGGTGTGAGTTTCCCAGTGTAGGAGCCAAGACTCAGCATGCAGCTGAGTACCTCATGGGCTGCTGCTCACTCCTTTTCCATGAGCCCGAGCACCGTGCAGTGTGCTGCTGCTATTCACAGTGGACAACACAGAAATCCTGAAGGTGGCTATGCCGACTGCCTCCATGAGCAGAGCTCAGGTCCAGCAAAACGTACTGCTGAAAATAGGTGAGCCCTGAACACACCTTGCTTTGCAGGAGTCACTCAGCTAAGCAGAACAAACCTGCAGGACACTATTTAGCTATCTTTGTACTTCAAAGTTCAGCAGGAGGGATGACAGCCATTAAAACCTGTAATGTGCTAAAAATACATTGTAACATGAAATAAACCAGCTGAACCAAGAATAAACAGGATCAAAACAGGAACTTAATGCAAGGTCATTGTTGACCAGAAGTCAGTATAACCCTCTGCAATGCAAAGCCTGACACCTCCCTCTCCCAAAAACTGTCTAGTAATAATCTCGTTACCTACGTTACCAATCTGAATCTCTCACCGCTTGCTCACAAGGCACTAAAGCTCATTCACGTCACCGTGTTCCAAGCTAACTAACAAGAAGCCaacaacagaaaggagaaaaggaaaagcgGCCTGCAGACACCACAAATCTACCCACAAGGAGAGGtagctctgctctgtgcaggccCTCCTTGAGTTTCCTAGGACCTGAACATAGGTTccaaggattttttatttttttaaaggtttcacTGTGTTACTGGATTAGCTTTGTAAAgcacttcaaaagaaaacatttttaaatctttagaTTCACTTTTAAAGCTCTCTTGTAGCATGGGTAAGGGTTTGAGAAACACAGGGATTGCAGGTTGCTGCCCCTGTAATGGGTGGGTGAACATACACAGGACCAGGAGGCAGAACTGCAGGGCACCACTGTTGCAGTAGTCTCAGATGCCAGCTTAAAattccctcttctttctctagAATTAGGACTCAttgctataaaaatattttatccatATCTGTGTCCTctcatacacacatgcacacacacagatggAAGTTTAATGACTGCATCCATCTTTAACTTTCCACACTTActctctgaaagcaaaagatCTGAATGATTCACCCATTCGAATTTTTGCTATGAACTCACTCTCTCTCACAGCAGGCTTCTTATTACCAAGCTTCTTACTGCAGAACATGAAGTCCCCAAAAAGATGTAGATACCTACAGGCACAGTGTGACGCATTCTGAAAGGAAGTTCTCCCCCACACCCAAAATGTTCAGCAACAGCTTTTTCTAGATGGGTCTACGCGAGGCGCAGTCACAGACACTTCCCCAGCAGTAACACACCAGAAGCAGAGACGTGTTTCTTTATACTTTATTTGAGCTATTTAGTTCTTAAGTATCAAGAATTAGGGTGCTTTATAGAATACTATTACCACAGGGCAGTGAAATGGGCATTTTCTTACTGTAGTGCAAGTCGTattaaatgaaaagcttttaaaataaagttttattacCAATATTGACCAGCACTTAATCTGCTGGCCTCTAGCTGAAACAATGGTTCTAACGCATGAAAAAAATACGCTCTGGAATAAAGCTTTATGTACAGCACATGTAGAGCTCTTAGATGCCTAAAGCTGTTAGTTTAATTTGAGATATTAAACTAATATTCTGAATTGCTATTCACAGTTGAATATACTGGGAATTTAGTGTTTAGGTTACTCTTTTTGGAGTACAAAAAAATTTAAAGTGGTCTGCTTTAGTTATAAAGAGCTCTGTCAATATACACAAACTATACACTTCAGACATTCACAAAAAATGTGAGCAAGAAAAGGGTtatcaaaaaacatttaatacaaTTAGTCAATAACCCTCCCCACCATGGTCCACATCTACAAAGAtcccccatccctcctcccttctttcccttccctcccctccccacccgaACCCTTCCCCGCAGAAAGTCACATACTTACCACAACTTTTAGCAAGTATGGTTTAAAAAAGGGCCCCCAGGGCAAGTTACTTATAGTTCAGTTGCCACTGTCAGCAGATCTGGACCTCGACCTAGACCTCTGCCGATCCACGGATGCTGGGGATTTAGACCTACTGGAAGAGCCACGTTTCTGGCTCTTCTCTGGCATTGGAGATCTACTAATTGATCGAGACTTGCTACGGCTCCTACTCCTTGACCTGCTGTAAGACTTGCGGCTTCGGGAACGGGAACGGCTACGAGACCTGGATGAGCTTCTGCTACGGGACCGTGACCTGCTTCTGGACCTACTGAGGAAGCAATGAGCATCGGTGTCAGCAGCGGAGCATCACAGGCCACTACAGCAACTGTGCAGTTTGCCTGGCTGCTGACTTCAAGGCTTTCTCAATCCATAATCGATCATTAATTAACAGATATCCATACCTGTGCCTTTTGCTGCCTTCGATTAGTTTGATTTTCCTTCCATTAATTTCTTTACCAGAAAGCTTTTCAATAGCATTCTTTAAGTCACTGTAAGAGGCGAATTCAACCACCctatagaaatgaaaaaggaaaaaaaaaaagccaaaacaccTCACTATTAGAAGTTGTATTTTTGATGctaaaagaggaaaacacaacgtaaaaaaaaaaaaaaaaagctcaaaaccCCCACACTGCTTGGTATGTAGAAACACCATGACAAAAGCAAGCATGCACTAAAGAATTCCCCTCCCCAAATACCACAGACTGCAAGTTCAAAGGGTAGCTAAATCAAGCCATGAACAGCTGCTTAATGCTGTCTGTAGCCAGCTTCCCTCCCCAGATAGCTACACAATATAGACGAGTATTGGCCTACAGCTCGCAAGAGAACTTTAGAGGCTTACCCTTCATTTAACTTAGGTCTGTGTGCATCTGCAAAGGTAACTTCCCCAGCTTGTCTCATGAAGTCTTTGAGATCCTAACACAAGACCAGTAATGTTATGCAAAGAAGTGGAAATAAATActtatgtatataaaaatagtttttcctgatttttttttgttttttaaagagcaaagaaaagaaacttacGACTACTGAAAGAGAAGATGTTAGATAAATTACAAACATGGCAACTGCCATACTTGTATTCTATCAGAACTGAATTATCTATATCAGGGCAcgaaataaatgaaaaaagcatATTGCTTTAAGCAAAATGCTAATAAAGCGTCTTAAcattaaggaaaattaaattagtcTATGGAGATTATATAGATtagaaagagagacagagagatctaaaaaaaatacatctgtatatttatgtataaatacTGGACTGAGTGCAAAATACTACCCatatatttttgaattatttccGTTTCCATTTATATTACGAGTCTTATATGCATACAGAATTACATTTACATAACACCATTATTTTGTGCCCCAtatgtcattaaaaatatagtttACTTTACCTTTATTAACATTTCCCTAGGCTAGCCAAGCAGCAAACTGCATTAAGCGACCGGAGATACCGTCATGATTTATGCCCGACTGGCTCTTCGCCACCCACTTGTCGAACACTACCCAGTCGATGGAAGCCATTAATCGCACCGCCCTCCCTATTAGGAGACTACTGACGGATCCAGACATTCGCTATGCTTGATGTTACCAAGGACCACTTTACTGCGATCAGGATTCCAACGACCACCTAATTTCGTATCTTTCAACTCTTTTCGACCAGGAACTCTTATTCGGAAGCGTTACAGGAGGAACAGCTCTCAACTTAGGAATCAGATCTCGTTAACGCTCTGGGACCGCTGCAATGTGGCACTTTAAGGAGTGCATCGATTACGTCTAGACCGGCAAACACAGATCTAGAGGTGGCCAAGTGACATTGTAGGAGCTGACTGGAAAGTCAACCAGGCCCAACCAAGAGTGACCAAGACAGAACGATTAGGATAACCCACAGGCACTCCTCGTCATAAGGCCAACGACACAGATAGGCTGGCAAATAAAGGGTTTAATATGTGGTTAAAATGGatttagaaaacaagaaaataaataaatatatttcctcaaatatatacatttattattataaattaaaattaactagttttcattcaaaatatttaaattacattatttaaaattacatcaattacataaacattttaataaaatagatttacttttaattgattattttacaaaataattacattacatACCCATTAAACGAAGTCAAAATAGTTAATCGTGTTTTAACAAACCTGCCAGCTGACTCGGGATGACAGATTTTCTACTATGAGCCGGTTCTCTGTTCTTACAGGTGGGGCACTTCTGCtgggaaatgaaaattaagtattaattatttattaacttaAGTATAATTGCATTCTAATGCTAACCAGGACTGTATCAATAATCCATTGTCAACTTATCACTGTTGTGACTACGTAATGCTGCAAGTAATCAAGAACAAGTGTCAATTACCTCGGGGGTACAAAAACATAAAGATGATGATTGTATCTATTTTTTTTGATCCTCACAATCCTACTGCCACATCGGATTGACTAGAAAGGCAAACAGCACCTTTTGCTATCTCAGCGTACCTCACGTTTTGGGATGAGATGGGCTTGGGGTTATTTATTAAAGCCCCGTCAGTTCACGGCTATACGTACCTCCTGTCACTACGGGGACGGCGGCTGCTAAAGCGGTCAGAGTAcctccctctgcctctgccACCCCTAGAGCGTGCTCTCGCATGCTCAATTGTAaccctgcagagaaaaaaaaaaataaggggaaagcatgcatttttaaacattttttcatgatTATTGAGGGGAAAAAGCTACGGCAGGATTTGAGCAGTGCTGATAATAAGATGTAGCTGGAAATCGATGCATGTTTTTAACGCTGGGGTACCAGGGGCGATGCGGCAGCTCACCTCTCGCTGCAAAGCTCCTTCCCGTCCAGTTCATAGACAGCATCATCCGCATCCCTGGGATCCTCGAACTCCTGCGAGCCCAGACAGAAGGCACAGCGTTACACACCGCAatgcccgcagccccccggccccctcccgccGGGCGCACTCACCACGAAGCCGAAGCCCCTCTTGAGGTCGATGTCGCGGATGCGGCCGTACCCTTTGAAGAAGCGCTCCACGTCCTTCTCCCTGGCGGCGGGGTTCAGCCTCCCGATGAAGACGCGGCAGCCGCTCATGGCTGGGGGCGCGGAGCAACCTGCGGGGGGCCCGGTGGTCCCCTCAGCGCCGTCCCCTCAGCGCCGTGCGGGTGACTCAGcacgcgccccccccccccccccccagcccgccccCTGCCGCAGTCCGCAGCAGCCCGGGCTCGCCCCCGCGGCGGCCCAATCGCAGCCCGCCAGCTGGagcccgccccggcccccgccaACCAGAACGCGCCGCTCCCCCCCTCGGTGCCGCCCACctcccgcccggccccgccccccgagGCGCAGGGGCAGCCGAGCCGCCGCCATCGCTGCCTCCgccacaaaatggcggcgcGGGCCGCGCCCTGAGCGCAGCGCCCGCCGCGGAGGCTGCGCGcggggcaccggcaccggcaccggcccGCCGCGGCCCCGTGCGCCGCCAACACCCCCCTGCTGAGGGAGCCACTcgcccctccgccccccccccccccgcaccacACGGACATAGCCCCGGGCCGCCGATCCCGTCACCAACCTGGGCTGCGGGTCCCGGTGCGTTCCGGGCCGTGCCGTGCGGGGCGGAGGGGCCGGTGCGGTGCTGGCGGGCGGCTCCTGCTCCCTGCGCGGCGCCTCGCTCCCGActgccgcccgccccgccccgccccgccccgccccgccaaccgggggcggccccgcgccgcggccccgccccgccccgcgcgccTATTGGCGGAGCCCGCCctggccccgcccctccccgcccctccccgcggTGATGGCGGAGGGGAGGCGGTGCCCGGCCGCCATCTTGGGGAGTGAGGGGACTGAGGggggctgctctgccacagGGTGGTCAACGTGCCTTGGTGGTGCTCACACCCCTCACGGGTCCTCACGCGTGTCTCTCCCAGCCAAACATAATTAATAAACTGTTAattgctgctcagctgcagtaTTCAGCCAGTCCCAGTCACCTTATGTTTACACACATCTGCACCCCATCGCTCAGCCCTCAGCGGGGACGAGCCTGGCGTCATGGCCGTGGCTGTGCCTCAGCGAAACGCACCCGACTACAAAACCCCACACCTCCTCCTCGCCATGGCACGCAGCGTGTGCTGCCCACCGCTCTGCGGTCTGCCACTGCATCAGGCAATCAAGCGGACCCACCCAGCATCAGATCACAGCCCAGCAGAGCTTTAATCATGAACAGGCGTTGCATGCCATCGTATTTATACACATCATCCAGTACGTGCAATCAGGTTTAGGTTAGCTTCGTGTTTTCATGCTGAATTTATGCCAGCTGCAGAAGGACAGGGTAACCGACCCCTGGTCCAATACGAAGCTTgcaggaacaaagaaaaaccccccaaaaattcTTGGGTTAATGTTTGAATGATCAGAACAAGTTTACACCAGACCAGTGTGTTTAGTTTTACACGCTGAATGTGAACTACCGAGGAAATGCCACAACCCTGTGAGAGCAAGATGTAGGCCACTACAAAAGCACCCTACTGTGTCAAAGCTATCTGTAAATCTCAGGGGGTaacaggagagctgctgcaggactgTGTCCTTCCTCAGCTAGCCCACAGACCTTTCCTGAAAGCCACCCGAGCCCCTAAGCCAACATTTGATGTACCCCAAAAAGCAACCACTGCACCCATGACCACAGTCTGCCATTAAATTTCCAAGCTCAAATCACAACACATCTTTGTGTTGACAAAccatcttttttgttgtttacacAGACTCGGTGACTAACATAAGCAAAAGTTTTTGTGCTCGGCAGACAGCAGATTGCAAAGACTGAGCATGTCATGTCATCCCCGCCTCTTGCTTAATTGAGACCCAGTATTCGTTTTAAAAGGGATTTGGAGAGCATAGGTCATAATAGGTGAATAGCAGGATGGAGGAAATTCACATTACCCAAGTAGCCAGCGCTTGTAATCCTTAAGAAACTCATTGAAGTAGTTAATGAAGCATCACTGAGACATCTGTAGCACCATCCCAAACACCGCACTCCCTGGAGGTGCAGTGATGTTTCGATTGGCAAGCTTACCTTCAAAGGTCAGAGAGGCAATGGAACAGAAGATTAAATAATCAATGTATAAGTACTTTCATTCATTAAACTGCTAAGCTGCTCATGACAACAAGGCAGGCAATCAACAAGCTGTTTCAAATTAAACCAATACTCCTTCCCAGAATAACTAAGCTACTGggcaagggggaaaaatagaGAAGTGTTAAACGTGACTGTAGTAAAGATTTCAGTGCTGTGCCACACATGGTATTTTCTtaagcaaacaggaaaatggCAGGATAAAATTGTAAGCTGGAAGCATACCTCTTTCAGTGTTTGGTCTTTCAGTGTTTGCATTCAAAGTATCTCCTTGACAAACACAGGGACAATTCCTTTGCGGAATCAGGGATCTCCTCTCAGCACAGGACTGTTCAACAGCTGCATTAATAATTTGCTAAGCAGATTAGAGCATGCAGTGTTAAAACATGCAGGTGAAACACCCTGGGAAGATTTTCAAACACTCTGAAGACAAGAAGAGAATTCAAAATGAGCCTGACGAACCAAAGCAATGATTCAACAAGATGAAAATCTGCAAGGACAAGGGCAGAAATGTTTACGTTTAGGAAGAACAATCCAGtatgaaatcagaaataaacGTTTAGGAAATAGTGATATGTATAAAGGCTTCAGTTAAAGAGGATCCCAATCTAAAAATAACTCAATAAATATACTGGCATTGCAGAAACAGGCATAACCTATTCTGGGATGTGCTTACAGCAGGTGTGGTATTTAAGAGACAAGTGCTGATCTGTCTGGTGATAGCACGGTAAGTAAGCTTTAACAATAACCCCAATTTCTGTATGGCAAAGTACTACTCAAACACACAGATGGCTGCTATGCAGTTCATGAAGAATGactgattgaaaaaaaaaaaatcactcaaagTCATGGATTTTGTAGTAGACTCAAGGTATAGCAAAGCTGTGGCATTGATTGCTTTGAGATAGTTTTCTGAAATTGAAGTGAAACCCTTGCAGAATGCTGGAGTGTTATCAATGCAGTAAGTGGCTTCGCATGTTTATATTAACCACGGTGCTTTTCTCCTACCTTGGACATGCTCGTCCACTTAGAGGAGGGCAGTACGTGTCCCATCACTTGTGGTTCCAGTCCTTACTTTTTAGGCAACTGTTGAGCTAAGCAAACACAACATTAAAACAATACACCATAGTGTATTAGTGTTGCACAACACACCATAGCGCATAGTTTTGCACAATGCAGGCAAACTCTTTAAGCTGTCATCACAACAGACTTTTTAACCCAGCTGTCATCTTGCACAGGTAAAACAGAGTAGAAAGGAcaaactttatatatatatgtatatacacacacgtaGCATCCTGGCTCCTCTAGTCTTCTGATAAACCATTCTGGAGAACAAGCTGCAATTTCATCTACTGTTCAATCATTCAAGAATTAGGCCAAgcatacacagatttttttgtgaCACTATAGTTATTTTGAAAAGGTCTGTTTAAGTATTATAAGTCTTTGAAAGTCCTCACACCAGTACAGAagtctttttcttcatgttcccTCAAGATACAGAAAAATACGGTCTGTCTCTGACATGTTTTGATGCTACAGTCAGTTCAGTGGCAGACTTGGTTCAGGAGGGTTTTGCTCCCAGCTTCTCTTACTTGCTGTTCTCCCTCCTCTTTTACTGATTCAACGTCAGGGTGACAGTAATACCAATTATTTTGGATTTTGCACCCAAAGTATCACTCCTCCCCTTgacacagctctgctggcagaggaGCAGTGGCTAGATCCACATCTCACTGCATCCACGCTGGAAAACTCACTTCTGAAATGCTGTGGGGGAACAAAGCTCTTCTTGCCAGGCACTGTGCAATTGAGCTTTAAACTCCCCACGATCCGTGTGACTGGTataacagcacagagctggtcTAACTGGGGAGGGCACTGGGATTCACCCCCCTAGCCCATGGAAGTAGCCTCCAAAGCCCTGAAGAAACCAATAACTCGTATGTTGAACATCTCCCTTGCAGCCACAAACACTTGTTTAGACAAACAAGGGTTGTTGAAATGGAAGCTGACGTTCAGCAGGCTTGGCTCCTATCACCCTCAGGCATGGGCAAGTCCTGCCAGAAGCGCCCCACCAGCACCGTGGCTGTCTGGGGGCAGCTTCTCCTTGcagggctgagagcagcagggctTGGAAAAACCATGTACAGCCAG
This region includes:
- the SRSF5 gene encoding serine/arginine-rich splicing factor 5 isoform X1 — protein: MSGCRVFIGRLNPAAREKDVERFFKGYGRIRDIDLKRGFGFVEFEDPRDADDAVYELDGKELCSERVTIEHARARSRGGRGRGRYSDRFSSRRPRSDRSRSAPPVRTENRLIVENLSSRVSWQDLKDFMRQAGEVTFADAHRPKLNEGVVEFASYSDLKNAIEKLSGKEINGRKIKLIEGSKRHSRSRSRSRSRSRSSSRSRSRSRSRSRKSYSRSRSRSRSKSRSISRSPMPEKSQKRGSSSRSKSPASVDRQRSRSRSRSADSGN
- the SRSF5 gene encoding serine/arginine-rich splicing factor 5 isoform X4, with the protein product MSGCRVFIGRLNPAAREKDVERFFKGYGRIRDIDLKRGFGFVEFEDPRDADDAVYELDGKELCSERVTIEHARARSRGGRGRGRYSDRFSSRRPRSDRRSAPPVRTENRLIVENLSSRVSWQDLKDFMRQAGEVTFADAHRPKLNEGVVEFASYSDLKNAIEKLSGKEINGRKIKLIEGSKRHRSRSRSRSRSRSSSRSRSRSRSRSRKSYSRSRSRSRSKSRSISRSPMPEKSQKRGSSSRSKSPASVDRQRSRSRSRSADSGN
- the SRSF5 gene encoding serine/arginine-rich splicing factor 5 isoform X3, which codes for MSGCRVFIGRLNPAAREKDVERFFKGYGRIRDIDLKRGFGFVEFEDPRDADDAVYELDGKELCSERVTIEHARARSRGGRGRGRYSDRFSSRRPRSDRSRSAPPVRTENRLIVENLSSRVSWQDLKDFMRQAGEVTFADAHRPKLNEGVVEFASYSDLKNAIEKLSGKEINGRKIKLIEGSKRHRSRSRSRSRSRSSSRSRSRSRSRSRKSYSRSRSRSRSKSRSISRSPMPEKSQKRGSSSRSKSPASVDRQRSRSRSRSADSGN
- the SRSF5 gene encoding serine/arginine-rich splicing factor 5 isoform X5; the protein is MSGCRVFIGRLNPAAREKDVERFFKGYGRIRDIDLKRGFGFVEFEDPRDADDAVYELDGKELCSERVTIEHARARSRGGRGRGRYSDRFSSRRPRSDRRSAPPVRTENRLIVENLSSRVSWQPICVVGLMTRSACGLS
- the SRSF5 gene encoding serine/arginine-rich splicing factor 5 isoform X2; translated protein: MSGCRVFIGRLNPAAREKDVERFFKGYGRIRDIDLKRGFGFVEFEDPRDADDAVYELDGKELCSERVTIEHARARSRGGRGRGRYSDRFSSRRPRSDRRSAPPVRTENRLIVENLSSRVSWQDLKDFMRQAGEVTFADAHRPKLNEGVVEFASYSDLKNAIEKLSGKEINGRKIKLIEGSKRHSRSRSRSRSRSRSSSRSRSRSRSRSRKSYSRSRSRSRSKSRSISRSPMPEKSQKRGSSSRSKSPASVDRQRSRSRSRSADSGN
- the SLC10A1 gene encoding hepatic sodium/bile acid cotransporter; the encoded protein is MNKSRGASESAELWSPGCTQGTSLTSAAPAFAFGHEATDTALNAILIVVLFVIMVSLGCTMEIAKITAHLRNPKGVVVAVMSQYGVMPLTAFVLGKLFQLGPTESLAILICGCCPGGNLSNIFSLALKGDMNLSIVMTTCSTVLAIGLMPLLLYLYSGGLYEGDLKGKVPYKGIITSLTLMLIPCAIGIILNEKKPQYTGFVIKTGMVVLLLSSVAIIVLSVTNVGSSIMVVFSPSLLGSSALMPFIGFLLGYVLSAVFKLNDRCRRTVCMETGCQNVQLCSTILKVAFAPEVIGPLYFFPLLYLMFQLGEGLLLILAFRIHDGIKKPKGKCDRRDLCSRGHKYCWRNETSIETLEKQQETRKMAQRDSAAAAITAPQSSTFCSWFTGFQQFHVKLQSAPFTPEDVPQSYLHPHLLSKDHASQTASPEIQEIAAG